The window ACTCCATCCTCACTCTGGATCTGTAGCCGTCTTCATAGGAGTTCCAGGAAAATTCTATAAGGTGGGGTAGTTCCAACCTGTGGATGATCCCTTCATCCGTCACTTCCTCACCGAACGTTTTCCTCAACCATCTGAAGTGAATCTTTCCTCCTTCTTTCAGTTCCATCTTCATACCATCTGTGAACCATCCGTCCCACCCGTTTTCATTCACGAAGACCTTCCACACTCTCTCCAGAGGAGCTCTTATGTGAATCTCCGCTGTCGTCGGTGGGATCTTCATTTTCTACCCTCCTGTACACCTCCGATATTTCTCTTTCCAGTGCCAAGAAAGCCTCCACGACCTCCGGTGAGTACAGCTCTCCGGAAAGAGATTCTATCTCCTGAAAGGCCTCTTCCAGTGATTTCGGTTTCTTGTACGGTCTTTTGGACACCATCGCATCGAAGCTGTCTGCCACTGCCACTATGAGGCCAGAGAGTGGAATTTCTTTTCCCTTGAGCCCTTTCGGGTATCCAGAACCGTTCCACCTCTCGTGGTGAGTGAGAGCAATCTCCGCTCCCATACGCAATATGGGGGAAGAGCTTCGACTGAGGATCCTGAAACCAATGAGGGTGTGTTGTTTCATTATCTCGAACTCCTCTGGGGTGAGGATACCAGGTTTCAGAAGAATCCTGTCCGGAATTCCTATCTTTCCTATATCGTGCAGTGGTGCCGCAAATTGTATTTCGGTGACGAACGTCTCATCCAATCCTATCTCCTCTGCTATCCTGCCGGAGAGCCATCCCACTCTTTCGGTGTGTCTGTAAGTTTCAACGTCCCTGTATTCAGAGAGTGTTTTCAATATGTCGAGGACCTCGAAAAGGAAATCCTCGTACTCTGTGAAGAACTCTTCTGCCGCCTTTTCCATGAATTGGAGCTTTCCCTTGAGAGATCTCAGATAGCTGTTCCTGTAGAGGTGAAACACCCTGTTCCTAAGAGCATGGGTTATCTTCAATTTCAGAAGTTCAAGGTTAACGGGTTTTTTTATAAAGTCATCAGCGCCCGCTTCTATGCTCTTCCTGATGATGTCCCTGTCGGTGTAGGCTGTTACGATAAAAACCACGCAGGAAGGTTTTCTGTGTTTTATCTCGCTCACAACTTCTATTCCGCTCATCCCAGGAAGTTTGATACCCACGAGGGCTACATCGACCTTTATGGAAAGATCTACCGCTTCTCTTCCATCGGTCGTCTCCACCACATCGAAACCGGAGAGTTTCAGATACTTCCCTATCGTTTCCCGTGTAATTTCGTCATCCTCCACTATCAGCACTGTCATCATCATCCCTCCTGGCGGGAATCACCACTTTGAAGGTAGTTCCTTCCTTTTCAATCAATGCCAAGGTACCTCCTAGGTAATCCATCAGTTTTTTGACAGACAGCAGTTCAAAGCCGCTTTGAGTTTTCAAACCAAGTTCCGGGTTGGAAACCATCAGGAAGATTCTATCATCCTTCTTTTTTACCTCAGGAAGGATTCTTTCAGAGGAAGTGAACT is drawn from Thermotoga sp. and contains these coding sequences:
- a CDS encoding SRPBCC domain-containing protein, translated to MKIPPTTAEIHIRAPLERVWKVFVNENGWDGWFTDGMKMELKEGGKIHFRWLRKTFGEEVTDEGIIHRLELPHLIEFSWNSYEDGYRSRVRMEFFSSSYGGTWVRVVDHMIVLKEEDMKIKLECATGWGEMLTLAKVWIEYGISTLESP
- a CDS encoding two-component system response regulator; amino-acid sequence: MTVLIVEDDEITRETIGKYLKLSGFDVVETTDGREAVDLSIKVDVALVGIKLPGMSGIEVVSEIKHRKPSCVVFIVTAYTDRDIIRKSIEAGADDFIKKPVNLELLKLKITHALRNRVFHLYRNSYLRSLKGKLQFMEKAAEEFFTEYEDFLFEVLDILKTLSEYRDVETYRHTERVGWLSGRIAEEIGLDETFVTEIQFAAPLHDIGKIGIPDRILLKPGILTPEEFEIMKQHTLIGFRILSRSSSPILRMGAEIALTHHERWNGSGYPKGLKGKEIPLSGLIVAVADSFDAMVSKRPYKKPKSLEEAFQEIESLSGELYSPEVVEAFLALEREISEVYRRVENEDPTDDSGDSHKSSSGESVEGLRE